A window of Sutcliffiella cohnii contains these coding sequences:
- a CDS encoding RluA family pseudouridine synthase yields MIISILLEDNHLLLVEKPINIPVQADSSGDADLLTMLKEDLKIRYSKPGKVYLGLVHRLDRPVGGVMVFAKTSKAASRLADMFRRHVIERNYLAVVHGKPNKKRGQLVHYLHKDNRKNKVSVVSPNYPKAKKAVLDYEVLDSKKGFSLLSVNLHTGRPHQIRVQLSAMGNPIFGDQKYGEQLNKTGQQLALWAHSISFEHPVKKEPLTVCSFPPYNYPWDLMKDPYLKEPVIT; encoded by the coding sequence ATGATAATCTCAATATTATTGGAAGATAATCATCTGCTTTTGGTAGAAAAACCAATTAATATTCCTGTACAAGCAGATAGTAGTGGAGACGCTGATTTATTAACAATGTTAAAAGAGGATCTAAAAATACGTTATTCAAAGCCAGGTAAAGTTTATTTGGGACTTGTCCACCGCCTAGACCGTCCAGTTGGTGGAGTGATGGTGTTTGCTAAAACATCAAAGGCTGCTTCAAGATTAGCAGATATGTTTCGTAGACATGTGATCGAACGGAACTACTTAGCGGTTGTTCATGGAAAGCCAAACAAGAAAAGGGGACAACTTGTACATTATCTTCATAAAGATAATCGGAAGAATAAAGTATCTGTTGTTTCTCCTAATTATCCTAAAGCTAAAAAAGCAGTGCTAGATTACGAGGTGCTGGACTCGAAAAAAGGATTTAGTTTGCTTTCGGTGAATCTTCACACAGGTAGACCTCACCAAATTCGAGTTCAGCTGTCAGCAATGGGAAACCCGATCTTTGGGGACCAAAAATATGGAGAACAACTTAATAAAACTGGGCAACAACTTGCACTTTGGGCCCATTCCATTTCTTTCGAGCATCCAGTTAAGAAGGAACCATTAACAGTGTGTTCTTTTCCACCTTATAATTAT